ACGTGTTTGGTGATGTCAAAACTTGGTGGAGAAACTGTGGATGTGTCAGGGTGACCTGAGACGGGCGTGGAGGCAGCGGCCACAGGTGTTAAGACAACGGCGGGCTTGCGCTCCAGCTCCAAAGCTCTAACACGGAGGTGCATAGCCTGCACTTCAAGCTCCTTAGCACGCACCTCCGCCTCCCTAATACGGAGGGTCAAACGGAGGTCCGCCACAGCAGACCCCACTGCCTGAGGCTCCACCTCAGCTACATCAGACTCCACCTCAGCCGCGTCCGACTCCACCTCAGCTGGGGGCACATTAGCAGGCCGTTTGGCATCCGGCTCCGGTCCAGGCACCGGAGCCACCTCCACGCCGCCCCCGCCAGGCTGCTTTACAGCTGCCTTCAGGGGAGGGAGAATGCCCCGCTCCACCAAACCTGCACACAAGGCAGCCCTCACCTCCGCTTTACGGGCATTGTAGGACACTTTAATATCAAAAAAACTCGCCACAATAAGCAAATCCGCCTTTTGACACACCTCTATCTTATCCCAGGAAGGGGAGGTGACAAAATCATCTAACGAGAACTCCATCCTCCCATACAcccccccgacacacacacacacacccccacacacaaaGGAAAAGCCGGCCGAACAAACCACAGACCACAAAACGGGACAAAACAGACGAGCCCCCAAAattgttacgacccggctcgtAATGACCGTAACGATGCGCAGGATGTCACGCAACTTCCCACGCTCAAACAGACACAGCCACAGCGTTTGATTCTTAACAATAATTTATTAACACTAATGGCACAATGGGGAGTATATACTTTGGGGTGAGCCAaggccaaaacaataaacaaaactcaacctaTGCTTCGGTTCCCCTCTAACCTATCcacggaaaagaaaacaaagaaataacacagaCTGACCTCCCTGGTCTaaaaaacacaggagaaaaGAAGGCATCTCAAAATAATCGGCAGCTCACCCCTACTTACTCCGCAGACCACACACATGCCCGACTTTATGCTAAAAGACTGTAGCTGCGGCGCGCTGCTGCCTGGACCAGAGGCAGGTGCATGGGAAGTCTGCCACACATCCCAACCAGTGCATCTCTTCAGTCGCCCCTTTGTAGCCCACGGCCACCGCAGGAACCAGTCACATCAGGCCGGTCATTAGgtccaccaatcacagccgaGCCCCTGCACAGGTGAATTTACATACATACGTCACACAACAGAGAAACCAACAGCACACGTAACAAGGGGGCAGTCAATTGTATCAAGTCTTTTATCCTCCAGGATAAATGACTGTAAGTATTCATTCTTAGTGACACAGTTATGGAGCCTTTTCACTTAGTTTTAGGAATCaacagcaaaatgtaattaaaaaaatataattcaaaGTTGACTGTTTTGAATTTTATCTGTCTTATCTTAGGCTTTAGAGAGGGAGGGTCTGATTAATAATTATATGCTCTCACTTTTATCAAACACTGCCTCAGATTTACTTTGGATTGTTCCATTAACTGGGTAGCCATGACTAGCTATGGGACACAGAGAAATCATATCAGTCCTCTTTTAAACAGTCTACATTGGAGTTCTGAGGGGTGGCAGTGGATTAAGTCAGATAAAGCTGTTTGTTGCTATTCTTGAGAACATGTTTTCTTTCAGCTGGTTTTTACTGCTTGCTTGTACGTTTGGCTTTTGCACTTACAGGCCTCACTCTCTTCACTCCATTTGTGTTCAAACCACACAGAGTTGCCTCTTCCTGTTAGACACTCACTTTGCCACTGCTGCAAACTCACATCAAACTCTTACTTTTGACTTACAACTTGCTTTTATGACTTCCTTGCTCATCATGTAAAGAACAGAACATCATtaagaaaaagcacaaaagcaGATGAGCTGGATCAGCTGCTGGAGTTCAAAAAAAGTCTAAACTTTTGCTCCACCTACAGGCCTCCACCTTTGAAGTCCAGTGGCATTATTAATTATAAAACCTGGAAACCAGTACATTTAAACTCTGAAACATatcacaaaatataaaatgcgTTATTCTTTTTGATGCATGAAACAGACCTCAAGTCTTTCTATTGTGTGGTCTTGGGATTTTTAGTGTTTCCTAAATGTGTGGATGGGATCATGTGTATAGACATGCAGCAAGTTACTGCAAAGCACACCAGTAATTTGTCAGACAGACACAATAATGATTAATGGGTATTCTTCACACTCACCTATGATATGTTAGCCTCATACTACGTATGTATGCAAGTGTTTGGTAATAGACCTTTTGTTTCAGCAGAGCAGATTTTAATGTGAAGACCAGTCAGGTGGTATAAATGAAGTTAAACACAGTGTTTGACTGTTAGAGACAGGCTTAAAGGTAAAGTAACTCTTTAAGCATCATCTGCCAGGCCCTTGATGTGTGTGGTTACAGGTACAAACCAGTCTTCCTGTGGTTTAGACTATTCCATTGCTATTTGTTGCCTTCTTAGTTtgtgcacttctttttcttccccAGATCATTTGCACAGGTATAGACACATTTTCTGAACTactttctctttcattttagCTAGGCACATTTCTGACTTTAGTCATGCGCGGTTTTTATATTAGCTTTGCTCGACACACAAACTGTCAAATGATTCataaagaaaaggggaaaaagggaaaaaaaagcatcataaaaataaagatgCAGCTTTTACCACAACATCATGACCACATCACAGCTTTTAGGCAAGAAACAGCTTGACAACAAATGAGCAAAATCTATACTGATACTTTCTGTCTTAAGCGTGCGTGTGCGTTCAATCATTTGTGTCAGGTTTAAAACAACTGTAAgtcaatttaaaagaaaatgaaacacaaTTTTTTACCAAAAAAAGCGGAAGCGGCTTGTTACAAAGCAGTTATTATGCTGACTGCTAACAGTGATCAAGGATTATGATAATCACTTTCAGTATTCACACAATGTGTTAGCAGAGATCTGGCCTACCGATCAGCCACACTTCTTGTGATGAGGCACCTGTTAGTCAACGCATCCTCGACTGTAATTCCTGCATCCAAATGGTTCAGATTGCTGCTCcgccctgagcctggttctgctggaggtttcttcctgtaaaaagggagtttttccttcccactgcagccaaagtgcttgctcatcgggggtcatatgactgttgttattttctttgtatGTATTGTTACAGGgtctatcttacaatataaagtgccttgaggcgacattttttgtgatttggcactcaataaaattgaattgaattgaattgaattaaaatcccTCCCCAGGTGCTGGCTGAAATATGTATAAGAACATGGACAGAGAAGAAAGCTGcatcttttgtatttttcatataAACAACAAATGTGTCAGGATACAACAgagacaatttaaaaaaataaatctcacaGTATCTGGTGAAATTAAGAGATGTATATTCTGATAAAAACACTTGTTTTAAATTACACCCAGACCACATAACCTTATTAGAAACATACATGTTGTGGCTTCATTATTTATTAGTCCCtttaatatatatattcctTGTAAATACACCAGCAAAGATGACAATAATTTAATTTGTGATATTACTTTTCCAAAAGTCTGTACAACTACAAACGCTGATTTTATCAAGTCAAAACCAACTAGGTCAGGTTTCACCGCCTCTTCTTCTCCTAAAAGACTGACTGTTGACGCTGTGTGATTTCAGCTGAAGTGATAAGTATGTCATTCATCCCTCCCTCCCCCTGCAGACCATTTGTGACCTGTGAGTAAGTTTCACAAACATCAAGTAACACCTTATTTGTTGAGATAAAGATCAGAAGCGGAAATTTAAGACACCACAGCAGACATGAAAAATATCACCTCTTCACAGTTGCCAGCAAAGTTCCTCTTCAGGCTTTCCttctacaaaaacaaaggaCCAAAGAGTGATGCTTCATTCAGAGAGGAACAGGAGACACATGTAAGGACTTTTAAGGTTATAAAAGATACAATAGGAAAACTCAACACAAGTTCAAATGAGAGAGCAATGCTGGATGAAAAGTAATGCTGTGAATTCATACGTGTTCATACTTCTACTGTGATTTGTTTCTAACATATTCAATCTATGACACTTTAAATGCAACCCACTGAAACATTAAATGCTCCTCAGTCTATTCTGGTCTGACATTGTCTCATAGCCTGATGAAGATGATGTGGAAATTTGCTCCtcgagcctggttctgcaggaggtttcttcctgttaaaattgagtttttccttcccactttctcAAAATAATGATTGCAGAGAAGACTaagacaacaaacaaacaaaaaaacctgtgTCCAGGCAGATTTGAGAACAGGTGGGTGATAAAGGTAAGAAAACAGTTGGTGAGTCATGCTGGTGGTCAGGGGATAAAGAACAGCATCTGGAGCACACAATGCACTTAAAAGCTGTACTTAGCTTttgggtctgaaaagtgaaaacTGCTTATACTTGTATTTTTTCTAATGACCAGCAGTGTTTTTTCCACCCGTGTTCAGAAACATGCATGTTTAGTTGCAGCCTACAGTGCAAGTGAAAAAGTATTTACCTCTTTGCCGTTTtctgttttgcatatttgtcacacttaattTTCAGGTAATTTATTACTGACAACTCATACAAgcggtcacaaaagaacccagaacaacatctaaagaaccgCAGGCTTCACTTGTTTCAGTTAAGCTcagtgttcatgattcaacaacaagaaagagactttttcaaaaatggcatccatgggagtgtttgaaagtgaaagtgaaagccaCTGCTGATGTAAAACTAACCCACCATTTCATAGAAAGAACATCATACCAGCAGTCAAAAATGGTGGCGGTAGTGCGGTGGGCTGGAGAAAATACTGCAGGAACGATGATTGTTTAgttatgtaatggacttgcaaCCTtttcagggtgtaccctgcttcTTTCCCTATGGCAGCTGTAACCTTAAGGTGGTTGAGCTCAGATCCACGTCCAGAACTTCATCTACCTCTCACTATAAGAGAATCAAGATAGACTGTTGTGATTGTTCCAGCCTCCTCCAACAAACAAAAATTGGATCTAATTCAGTGAAAAGCCAGACAAGAGagaaaatatttaatgaaacattttctttactctgacacacacacacacacacaatataaaacaaaaatgtaacactgaGTTACATAAAGAAGTATCTACTTCTTTCTCTGATGCCAACCTTCTGTTTCTTATTCCAGCTGCTTCAGGTGAGTCCAGATTCTTCAAAGTACAGTAACAACTCGCAGTgtcttaattaattaatgaaaaaatggcataaacagtgaacaaaaaaagaagataaatatTAATGCAGTTTCTgtcattcagcagcagcagctacatTACAGAGACAGAACAACATGGCATCAATGTTTTAGCATGTTCATCATTATGCTAAAACCTCTTTCATACTTAGCAAAAAATGATCAGATAAATCCTCTTAGTACACGTATGGAGTTTCTTGACTTTAACAGCCATACCACTGATGATAtttacaagatatttacaatcaTTTCATTGGTTCAAATTCAGGTCTCTCGGTCTGTCACTCTTTCCTTTGCTAGTTGTCCACATCATCAAATTCACTGTTGCCTTTCAATACAATGAAAATAATTTTCATGTCATCTTTGTTTTGACAGCtggataaatatatttttgtgcattttaacatttaaaacaaagaaatctgaTCAAAAGAAACTTTGAATTTTTCTTACCTTTAATATTTAAGTGTATCATTCTAAAACCTGGATATACATCTCAATTAAATCCATAGAAATACATTCCAGAGTCAAATACATCCACGTTTGGTTAGGAAGAAGATGGTTGAGATGCTGAAAGTCATTTCAGATGATCCACTTTGAAATCCTTTGCAGCATTCAACACTTTTATCACCTGTAAACATGACTCTGCTCCAGCTGGACCAGTGAACTGGAATGTTATGAACTGGATGTTGGAGCGCTGCAGCATGATTTCTTCTGGATGGACCTCCATAGTCTGAGACCCACTGATGGAGATCCAGGATTAAACAAATCAAATGTGTTCTTAAACAAGAAAATGCCCTACAATTAAAATTAATCAATTAATTGATTTAAGTCTTAATTAAAGCTAGGTTAACAGAAATATGACGTCAAATGTAATTAAGTTAGCACAGGCTGTAAAGACTGTCTTAAGAGACTAAGCTGTTATCAAGGTAAAGTTCACCACTGCACACACGACTGAAGCTTTGCAATGTCTGGAACTGAAGTGAGACCCAGGAAGGGGGGTCTTTCAATAAAAAGAGGAGGGTGTTTTTTTCAACTGACCACAAAAACGCTACCAGGAAAACAAACTGATACAACACTTTTACCCACATGATGtacaaatgacatttttttcagtatgtCCGGGCTGaggatatatttatatgtatatatacatatacatataaatatatacttttGTAAAAGACTTAAGAAATGTGTGTAGAGCCTTGTTGAACCTTTATCATGATGACTGATTTCTTCCTGTGTTATATAATAACTATGGCCACTAGAAGGTGCTGTTaatactccagcttcctcccacagtccaaagacatgcagttagtggggataggttaattgatcaaTCTAAATTTCCCATTGGTGTGAATGTGGGAGTGAACGTGAGGGtgagtggttgtctgtctctctgtgttagccctgcgacagactgacGACCTGTCCacggtgtaccccgcctctcgccctatgaccgctaagataggctccagcgccacCCAcaaccctggaaaggataagcggaagcgaatttATGGATGgatgtaatttaaaatattcCTGTCGTGTTCGGGTCAAATCTGACCGATTTACAACttaaaacacacataaatattgttttttttttttttttttttttttttttacatctgatTGCCTCAAGGCCTTATGACTTTCTCCATACTATGcacttgaacatataaaagtgatGATGACCTCTTTCATtaaattttcagtgttttaatcaactttgTTTGGAAAGTTGGAAATGAATGGGAATCCACCCCCAATTATGACTCAATGCTTGTCTTGTCAGGGGGCTCAAACATACAACTTCCAGCCCACTGCATGACTTTATAACGTGTGGAAATTGTGGTGAAGGAGGCATcacttctttgtctttgtctgtttattgcacCAGGAAGCATTATGTTGTAAGTTATTACAAATGCATCTCTGTATGAGTAGTTGACCACCTTTTTAATTCCACCCAAGTACAAATAcaggagcatttttaatgtatttccTGTCAGCATAGCCGTTTGATAATTACAGTTTCAGTCATCTCCAGCTGTTCAACACCTGTTTTATAAATGCCATATCATATTTTTTTGTCCCCAAAACTCTCAATTTTttggcaaaaacaaagaaattttTGATGGGTAATAATGTATGGTTTACTTGAACTAAAATTAGTTTGACACTGCTGATCTAGGGGTAAGGCCACTCTCTGATTAAAATCCACAGATGTCAGTTTTGTACTGCATAGCGCAGACGGTGGGAGTTACTTCTGCTATGAGTCTTCAGAAGCACATGCTTTTACTTTAGGGTGAGAAAATGTCACACTGCTGCAAGCATCTCTTCGCAAGTTTGAACAAGTGATGCACGTTGTAGAGCTAAACTGGTGATGTGGGTCTAAGTACGTGAGATCTGTTACAAACCCTCAAGTAACTGTATGGTGATACAGCTTTAGAGAGGTTTGAGTTACTTCTACAAACTTGCTCACTACCAAATACTGTATGAAATATACGGTATCTTTATGTTAACAGGTGTgacgttgttttttttttaattctctgaAGACTTGTTGAAATGATTCTGTGGGTTCCAGACGTCAGACAGTCATCGACTGTAAAGGATTTTCATCCCAGTATTATAAATGATCCTTATATTTAAATTTATGCTATGTTGCCTGATTTAAGTCTCTGTACATGGTGGAAAGTGTAGAAAAAATGGCTCTAAaaagtagaatttttttttaaaactctcaAATTAAATCTGAAAGTCTACACTTCAATCACACATAAATATATGTGattctttatttaaaagaatCTAACAAGTGAGTGAAAGCTCTTGCTCTTTTAACTTTTCACAGTTTGGTCATTTCGCCAACCAGACCAGTGATTCGCACTACAATGAAAGCACGATAAGCATCTGGCTTTGGATTCTGATAGAAATCTCTACaagcaaaagaacaaaaacaaaaactatttaCAATAAACCAACTGAAGAAAGGAACTTAAATATGTCTAAAAATATGTATTGAAAATTACTTAATAATTACTCATGCAATATATACAACAATATGGCCAAGAGAGGGTGTAGTGTAGTAGAATTGAAGGAcaaaaacaacagctgtgaaagcATTATATGTGCGTTTATAGGTCAGCTTTAATCAAAAGACTATAAAGTTCAGATAAAAAGTTCTGTAACATTTAGGGTTCTTGCCAAAATTGTATTTTGGTTTTTTGAATGAAAATTCATAGTTGTCTCATAAACCAATTAACAGTCGTTGCACAAATTCTACATAATTAGTAATTACAATTCTTCCCATACACCAGTGGTACAAAACCCCACATGCAGATCATGTTCCACTCTGAGCTAACGTTTGGTTCGGTTTGTAAGTCTATCTCGTAGCAGCGTACACAACATTAGACTGCAGCTCCCTCGGTGGTTCAGGCCTTTTGATTTTAGCTTTGGGATGGAAACTCACTGATGTATAGGTCATGGCATCAGAATCCACGTTctgtaaatgaaaatgtttaaattcaATAATCCCAAAACATCATATGTTAACATCCACCAGGACAGAGGCCATTATCTAGGTATCGGGTTCGGTTAAGGTTAAGGTTACATTAACATTCAACACTTTCTAATCTAATTTTCACCTTCTGGAAAGCACCAATGAAAACTGTTGACAGAAAAACTGGGATGCCAAAAAGAATATATGAAACCTAATCTGAAAAGTTACCATTTCTagtttctaaaaacaaaaacaacaaaaaaatcaaacataattaaataaaaacaactcgAACCCTCAGTGGGTTCAAGTTGGATGTCTTTGTTATCCCATTATAAATCTTAATCTAAAGTCAAAATCTAATATTAAAATAGATTACCTCACTCTGTTGTGCATTCTGTGGATCATCTTGAGCTAAACGACAGGAACAATACATCTGTCAGTAATTTACCGCAAATGTTTGATTGGACaatttaaatgaaatcataTAAATACCTGTATGAAATCTCCTGATTTTAACAGCCATACTAAAGATGACCAGTAGaaggaaaacagttaaactgaCCAGGACCACAGTCATCATTTGTTCATATGTTAATCCATCAGCCACATCTACAAAATGgacaattaaaatgaaaattttacGAAGTATCCTGCCTGTTTTTACAGTTATTCAAAATGGTATATAATTTtctttgctattttttttttaaattttctttacaATAAAATACCATAAACAGCATTACTTACCTTGAACTTTTAAATATGTTCCACTTGAGATGACTGACCTTCCATCTGCATGTTTCTCTCCACAGAAATAAAGCGCAGAATCAGAAGAATTCACTTGTTTGATCTCAAGAAATAACACAGAGGTGTTGGATGTCATGTgaaatttgctttttttaaatccacGACAGAAAGAAACGTTGCTAACAGAGCTGGACATAGCTGAGATGCAGCTGGCATTGGGACTGCTCGTCAGTTTGAACCAAAATATGTGGGAGCGATATCTGCTGAAATTGGAGCACTTCAGTGTGACTTCTTGACCAGGCTGAACCTCCACTGTGTAAAACTGTGTGACCGAGGAAGAGATCCAACCTGAAACAAGCAAATATTCCTAAATTTCAAACTCCACACAAACCAGACAATGCCTATGAATAAAGTTGTCATATAACTGGCTACAAGATTCAAATCACTAGGATTGTGGTACAGATTTAACAATTGTGTGAGAAAAGAGTGAAAAGTGTACTTACTCATGGTGCAGAATAAAACTGGCATCAAGGTAAAGTTCACCATTGTGTGTACCACCACTACTGCAATGTTTGTAAGTGAACTGTGCTCCAGTAAAAGCAATCTCTGCATAAAGAGGCGGGCTGTTCTTTTGTATGTACAGCTGCTTTGACTGAGAGTGCCAGTGCTTTTAGACGAATAGCTGCAAACTGAAAGCTATAAGAAGAACAGAATATCAGTATTTTTGTTGTAGATAATTTAGATTCCAGATTATCTAgcttttacacaaatttggaCATCTACAAAAGATGAGTCACTGTATAATTTTATACAGTGTTATATAGCTGTGCCATTACCATGAAATATCCAAcaggttttaaaataaaagtttatgtATTTACATCTTTACGTCTTTGCAACGATTCAACCCTATTTTGAGCTTGAACCACAGATATGTCAGCATAAGACAAATACTCCTGATATAAATAATTAAGTCAAGGTTCTCTGTTGATTTTGAAACTCCTAACATGGCATAAAGTAAACTATTGACCACACAGTCAATACAATCTTCATGCTATAGTTGAACATGTTCAAATAAAGCACATACAATTCTTAAAGGGGAAAGTCTACTGTTTACTTAGTAACTAATAAATAGTTACTTGTGTGGTGATGTTAACATTAATCATAGATTATTAAGGGAGTACTTCCATAAAATGCACACTTGTATGAATGTGCACAACATGCAAATTAATGATGATAAGAAAAAGCAGCAGGAACCTTACCTGGCCAATGATAACTACTGGAATAATCTTAGCAAGACTGTGGGTTCACAAAGGCATGCTAGTTTGGAACCTTCACCTGGTGTGGTTTTAGTGTGATAACATCTTGAAATGTGTAACCAGGAGTAAACGCTTTGATACGAGATTGTGTAAGTCTCACCATGCTAAAGCAGCGAGTAGTGATGTCAGCAAGTTTTAAATCAGTTAAGTGTGATCAACAGTATTTACCACGCGGATGTGAACTGATCTATGTTTGTCTAGCACATGGAGATGCACAGTCTGAGCAGTTCGTCCAAGTAAACTGACTGAATAAGTTTCCACTGTCTTATCATCTGATCATCTGATCATGAAGAGCCTCACTGTCAGGTCAATTGTGACTTACAGCACACTTCTACTCTCGCCTAGTGACCGTAGGCAAGAGTAGAGATGTAAATCAACTAGGAAATTGGCAGCTTTCCATTGATGCTTACCTCTTTCTTCAATGCAAAGCACTGATACATCGACTAAATCAATGCAGACATGACTCAAACACATCCACTAAATCTTCCACTCCCCTCTTGTTCATCTCCGAACAAGAACGAGATACAGGCATCCTCCATTTAAGGAAGCAACTCGTCCCTGACCTGAAGTGGACTCTTTTCTAGCGGAGAACCATGGCCATCAAGTTGGAGGTGCtaatcctcattcccgctgcttcacacttgaCTGCGAATTGGTCCAGTGTGAGCTGAAGCCAACACTGAAGATGTTTCACAACGAAAGTTTCACAACGCTTTCACAAGTTTGCAAGTTGTAGTTGTAGATTTTTATAGACTATGTAGATGAAATTGCTTTAAGTCTCTTAGAAGTGTAAAGAAGTGTCACAACTGTCAAAATTCAACCGTTCAAGACTGGGCTTTTATgtgtctttcatttaaaaaagtacaacaatcaagattttttaaatggactgaatattttattcaggcatgcagcacatttacattacagtaaaaaaaaccccaaacaactTATTTCTAGGCCATTTTAAGTCTAAAAAAATACTTGTTTAAACTCTGTGCAAACAGGCTACTGCTGAGCTATTCTCAGGCCTCACTGTGATGTCATCGCTTCCTGTCAAACAAGCCTCACTACCTCAATAAATCCTCGACAGCTGCATATTCTCACAATACAGTAGGCCCTAAACAGATATCAGTGTCCTATTTCTTGCTTCTTCAAACACAAATCTTATtgcaaaagaaaagtaaaagtaaaaaatccaCCCACAGGTCTCTCACAAAGAGCAGAATAAAAAGGCATCAGTTCAACTTTGAGATGCAGATCTGGTGGCTGCGTACACAGCATTAGTCTGTGGCTCTCTTCTTCGTGGTTTTTGTCCAAATGTCACTGTAGCATAGTTCACATTATCAGAGCCCGGATCCTGTAAGGTATAAAAAGTCATGATGTGGAGTTTGAGAGAAAATGTCAtgtgtggctgtgtggcaggACTCACAAGAAAACAAGGAGTGAACTCAGGgagcagggctctagactaacttttttatataaaataaaaagaaagtcaaAATTTAAAGTGCCTCAAAGTCTTCGAACTGAAGATTTTAATATATAAACATCTTACCTTGGGGATGGGCATTTGAGAGGTTCCGCCCTTGACTa
The sequence above is a segment of the Oreochromis aureus strain Israel breed Guangdong linkage group 3, ZZ_aureus, whole genome shotgun sequence genome. Coding sequences within it:
- the LOC116333745 gene encoding uncharacterized protein LOC116333745, with product MQRLLLLEHSSLTNIAVVVVHTMVNFTLMPVLFCTMSWISSSVTQFYTVEVQPGQEVTLKCSNFSRYRSHIFWFKLTSSPNASCISAMSSSVSNVSFCRGFKKSKFHMTSNTSVLFLEIKQVNSSDSALYFCGEKHADGRSVISSGTYLKVQDVADGLTYEQMMTVVLVSLTVFLLLVIFSMAVKIRRFHTAQDDPQNAQQSENVDSDAMTYTSVSFHPKAKIKRPEPPRELQSNVVYAATR